One region of Cobetia sp. cqz5-12 genomic DNA includes:
- a CDS encoding HD domain-containing protein, with protein MITQTANAEGIVGLIEDIFALHGADSYLGEEVTMAEHMLQAAHLAEQQGESESVILAALLHDVGHYANALPPEVLMNGQDNRHQVSGADWLARFFPAEIVEPVRQHVAAKRYLVAVEPSYRACLSQASLDSLTLQGGAMTEEEAQAFAQLPQLEAVIKVRRLDDAAKVAGMQTPDFAHYKPMLQRWVLAAG; from the coding sequence ATGATCACGCAGACAGCCAACGCCGAGGGCATCGTCGGCCTGATCGAGGACATCTTCGCCCTGCATGGTGCGGACTCCTATCTGGGCGAGGAGGTGACCATGGCCGAGCATATGCTGCAGGCAGCGCATCTTGCCGAGCAGCAGGGGGAATCCGAGTCGGTGATTCTGGCCGCCTTGCTGCATGACGTGGGGCATTACGCCAATGCGCTGCCGCCGGAGGTCCTGATGAACGGCCAGGACAACCGTCATCAGGTCAGCGGTGCCGACTGGCTGGCACGCTTCTTCCCGGCCGAGATCGTCGAGCCGGTACGCCAGCATGTGGCGGCCAAGCGCTATCTGGTGGCAGTGGAGCCGAGCTATCGCGCCTGTCTGTCACAGGCCTCGCTGGATAGCCTGACGCTGCAGGGCGGGGCGATGACGGAAGAGGAAGCGCAGGCTTTTGCTCAATTGCCGCAGCTCGAGGCCGTCATCAAGGTGCGGCGCCTGGATGATGCCGCCAAGGTGGCCGGCATGCAGACGCCGGACTTCGCTCACTACAAGCCGATGCTTCAGCGCTGGGTGCTGGCGGCGGGATGA